DNA from Tripterygium wilfordii isolate XIE 37 chromosome 4, ASM1340144v1, whole genome shotgun sequence:
ttcttaatatttttatcatAGGATAAATGCTAAAATTGTTATTATCTTTATGATGagattgattattttactaaaGAATTAAAAAAGGTTAACAGAGatttaattgattaaaattaaattaaaaattttaatcttATCTATTAGTAgttattttaaatataatttttaaaattgaatagaaaaataaaaatttaaatgtttataaaattgactagaaaaataagaaaaggaaataaatttaaaaaattgttgAAATGCTCCTCTCTTAGTAGCCCGTTTCGCATAATGGGCTAGTGAGACTAGCGCATTATGTCATattgttaaataaaaaatatgttattttgatatttaaaattttcaaatgtgtTAATCTTGAAAAAAAACTCGATCTAAAATATGATAGATCTTCCAAAATTGTGACCACAATCAATCCAATATGACCACAGCTGGACTAAAGAAAAGTGGACATACCTAGATAAGGTCCTCTAAACTTTGATCCTCCTATTTTCTCCTCCTACTACATCTCTAGTCATTTTGAAATGAGCTTTGCACCAATTGCAAGTACATGAGCATTAATGTTTAGTTCCTATTAGTGCTTCACTTGGTCTGGACAATAAAGATTTCAAtctcaataaagaaaaataattaagaaaatctTATTAAATTTTGTAATCAACTATTTTTATTGATTAGATAGTAAAACGTATAccacaccaaaacattaaatctGCTACAAACAAAACCACTAGTACTAGTGTACTACTACCCATTATCACGCAGGCGACCCTCCATGGAATCTAGTCAGTGATCTATATTCTAACCACGGGCGGATCTACGGTTGGGCTACGGTGGGCTTGAGCCcgtgtgaaaaaaaataaaaaaaattagtaaataTACTTAAGCCCACTAACCTAGACACTATGCCACTAAGGTGGGCTGGCTCAAGACAGGTTGATTTGGTTCTCATTCACCACACCATCGTCAATTCATCATTTTCTCAACTCTCATCGAGACAACGAGAAGGCCGTCTTAGTTTCTTCGACTCTATGTCTAGGACCAGCCGTCCAACGTCTGTGATTCTCCAGGGCCAAGCTCCAACCATCCAGCTTCTGTGATTCTCCAGAGTCCAGGTTCCAGCCGTCCAGtgtcttcttttcttccaaTCTCCGACTTTGTCTCTAGGAGCAGGTACTACCCTCACCTCAACCCCTCACTGATTTCTAAATACTGGTATACTCTGTAACTCGTTTCGCCTGGCTTGAAAGTTGAATATGATAATTAGGTCTTTATTTCACAGAATCACAATGGTTGTTTCAAGATCATTCTTATCAAATGCAATCCTTGGCAGTCTTTGGGCTCTTTTTAATTCACAGAATCACAATGGTTGTTTACTAGTTTCTTGTTACTTTCTATTTTATTAGGATGGAAAATCGAGGACGGAAAAAAGGGAAAACTATTATCTCCTTCTTCAACAAGAAAAGTGGAGAAGAAACATCAACAATTGGAACATCTTCGGGATCAAAATCTACTATCGATCCTCCAATTCAAATAGAAGCATCAACAAGTGTCGATATTCCTATGATTACTACAGAACCTCAACCTCAAGCCAAGGTTCAAAGGATTTCATTTGATGAGAATGATCTTGAACGAGATCCTGCACTAGGTATTCCAATATGGATTCATCCGGTTTATAATAAAGATGAAGTTAGACGTGCTTATGTCAAATGGGGACCAAATCAACCTGTCTTGGCCAAGTATCCGAGGGCTAAAAGTGGAGATCAAAACCGAAGATTTCAACAAAGTTGGTTCATAAAATTTCCATGGTTAGAGTACTCTATTTCAAAGGATGCAGCATTTTGCTTTCCGTGCTTTGTTTTTCAAGATCGCGAACCTTTACATTCTGCTTTTATCATTAATGGTTTCACTAGTTGGAAAAGAGTGAACAATAGGGCCATATGTGTATTCTTAGCACATATGGGAGGTCCTACTTCCCTACACAATAATGCAGTGAGAAATGTTGAGGCGTTGAAGAATATATCTCAGCATATCGATAAAGTCATAAATGTTCAAAGTTTGGAAAATGTTAAGAAAAATCATTTGTGTCTTAAGACTACCATTTATAGTGTTCGATGGCTTACTTTACAAGGATTGCGCTTTGAGAGGTCATGATAAATCTTTAACGTCAAAGAACCGTGGTAATCTAGTTGAGTTGATTAGTTTGATAGGAAAGCTGAATGTTGAGATTGATGATGTTGTCTTAGAAGAAGCTCCGGGAAATGCAAAATATACGTCTCACTTGATCCAAAAGGATATTTTGCATATCCTATCCACAAAA
Protein-coding regions in this window:
- the LOC119996914 gene encoding zinc finger MYM-type protein 1-like, translated to MITTEPQPQAKVQRISFDENDLERDPALGIPIWIHPVYNKDEVRRAYVKWGPNQPVLAKYPRAKSGDQNRRFQQSWFIKFPWLEYSISKDAAFCFPCFVFQDREPLHSAFIINGFTSWKRVNNRAICVFLAHMGGPTSLHNNAVRNVEALKNISQHIDKVINVQMFDGLLYKDCALRGHDKSLTSKNRGNLVELISLIGKLNVEIDDVVLEEAPGNAKYTSHLIQKDILHILSTKVRNKIREEVGNARFCILVDEAKDASNREQMAINQISQVVTRHNLRIRDLRGQGYDGASNMHGAWNGLQALFRSDCEYAYYVHCFAHCLQLALVAIVEKEILVWLLFSKLTCIVNLVSTSPKRHTELRSS